In Deltaproteobacteria bacterium, the genomic window CTTGAGGGACCTGCCTGACCCCTTTCTTTTACCGGACATTGATAAAGCAACAGACCGGCTGCTTCAGGCGCTGAAGGCCAAGGAACGGATAACGATTTATGGCGATTATGATGCCGACGGTCTGACCGCTACGGCCCTGCTTGCGGATTTTTTTCAAAAACTTGACG contains:
- a CDS encoding single-stranded-DNA-specific exonuclease RecJ; the protein is MKWRIEQVESETASRLVHDLDLPPLLASILISRGMYDPESARAFLNPSLRDLPDPFLLPDIDKATDRLLQALKAKERITIYGDYDADGLTATALLADFFQKLD